A window of Pseudomonas denitrificans (nom. rej.) genomic DNA:
GCAGCTCCAGCAGGTGATGCTCGCCGGCCTTGTCGGCGCTGATGCCGAACAGCTGCTCGGCCTGTGGATTGAGGTAGGCGAGGCGCCCGTCGGCGCGGGTCACAAGCACCCGCTCGTCGATCGCGCCGAGAGCCTGCGCGGCCTGGCGCAGACTCTGCTGCGACTCCACGGTCAGTGCCCGCAGGTTCTGCTGTTCGCGCTGCAGGCGCAGCAGGGCGGCGCCTGCAACGCCCGCCAGTACCAGCAGCAGAGCCAGCTCGCCGGCCAGGCGCGGCAGCAGGGTGGCGCGGATCTGCCGGTCGTCGAATTGCGGGTGCAACTGCCAGTCGGTGTTCTGGATGTCCAGGCCGTCCAGGCTCTGCGCCTGTTCCAGCGGCGAGGCGGCGGACAGCGGGCCGGGGCGGAAGCCGCTGGAACGGCCGAGGACCTTCTGCTGGACGTCATCGACCAGAATCCAGTCCGGTGATTCGGGGCGGATCTGCGCCGCCCAGCCACGTCGGGCAGCCTTTTCGTCAAGGCGGATAACGCTGTCGCCTTCGCCCGCCTCGGTGGCCTTCAGCCAGACATAGAAGTGGCCGCCGTTTTCCTCGCTGAAGGCGTAGTGATAGGTCTGCTGCGTGCTGCGCTGGCGCAGGGCCTCGATGAACGCGGTGTCCTTGATGCCGCTGGCGGAGTCATGCACGGGCACGCCGCTGGCGTTCAGCCGGACCAGGCTGTGGAAGGACGGGTAGATGTGTGTCAGGCCGGCGATCAGCGGCGCGTGGACGTCGCCGGGGTCGCGGTCCTGCTCCTGCTGCAGCAGGGCCTGGGCCGCCACGGCCTTGAGCTCCAGGGTCAGGGAGATCCGCTGGGCCATCTGTTCGCCGTGCAGCACCACCCGCTCGCGCTCGAAGCGCTCCTGGCTACGGAACTCCTGATGCAGCTGCCAGCCCAGCAAGCCGAGCATGAACAGCACCAGCAGCACCAGCGCGGTCCGGGTCGCCACGCGGCCAGGCCTGGCCAGGGCGTCCGGAGGAGTACGGGGGAAAATAGACAAGGACTTAAGGACCTGGGGCGATACGGCTGAATTCGGCGCAGGCTAGGATGCCCGGAAAGGCGGCGAAGTGCCAGTATGGCCGACGAGCGTCGTTTGCCCTTCCCGGTTCATTCCGGTAGCTTTGCCGCACGCGCGCGTGATGTGCAGCGAAAAGTTCGACGCATAAAGTACATCCCCGCAGAGTCCCGCGCGAAGGGCCGTCCATCGGCCGTTCGCGCCCGCCGGCAGCCCGCTCGCGAGCGTTCGAGCGCTGCCGCTCCGGCCAGTGAGCCGGCGTCCCGGAACCTGCCGTCGTCCGTTCCGGCCATCCCGATCACAATTCATCCCAGAAGTCAGGTATCCATGGCTCAATACGTCTACACCATGCACCGGGTCGGCAAGGTCGTGCCGCCCAAGCGTGAAATCCTCAAGAACATCTCCCTGTCGTTCTTCCCCGGCGCCAAGATCGGCGTGCTCGGCCTGAACGGCGCGGGTAAATCCACCCTGCTGCGCATCATGGCCGGCGTCGACACCGAGATCGAAGGTGAAGCCCGCCCGATGCCGGGCATCAACGTCGGCTACCTGCCGCAGGAGCCCAAGCTCGACCCGCAGGCCACCGTTCGCGAGATCGTCGAAGAAGCCGTCGGCCAGATCAAGGCCGCCCAGGCCCGCCTGGACGAGGTCTACGCCGCCTACGCCGAGCCGGACGCCGACTTCGACGCCCTGGCCGCCGAGCAGGCCAAGCTGGAGGCCATCCTCCAGGCTTCCGACGGCCACAACCTGGAGCGCCAGCTGGAAGTCGCCGCCGACGCCCTGCGCCTGCCGCCGTGGGACGCCAAGATCGAACACCTTTCCGGTGGTGAGAAGCGCCGTGTCGCCCTGTGCCGCCTGCTGCTGTCCGCCCCGGACATGCTGCTGCTGGACGAACCGACCAACCACCTGGACGCCGACTCCGTCGCCTGGCTGGAACACTTCCTCCACGACTTCCCGGGCACCGTGGTAGCGATCACCCACGACCGTTACTTCCTCGACAACGTCGCCGGCTGGATTCTCGAGCTGGACCGTGGCCAGGGCATCCCCTTCGAAGGCAACTACTCCGGCTGGCTGGAATCCAAGGCCAACCGCCTGGCCCAGGAAGCCAAGCAGGAAGCCTCCCACGCCAAGGCCATGAAGGCCGAACTGGAATGGGTTCGCCAGGGCGCCAAGGCTCGCCAGTCGAAGTCCAAGGCCCGTCTGCAACGCTTCGAGGAAATGCAATCGCAGGAATTCCAGAAGCGCAGCGAGACCAACGAAATCTACATCCCGGCAGGTCCGCGCCTGGGCGACAAGGTCATCGAGCTGCACAACGTCAGCAAGGGCTATGGCGATCGCCAGCTGATCGACGATCTGTCGCTGAGCATTCCCAAGGGCGCCATCGTCGGCGTGATCGGTGGCAACGGCGCGGGTAAATCGACTCTGTTCCGCATGCTGACCGGCAAGGAGCAACCGGACTCGGGCAGCATCGAGATCGGCGAAACCGTGCAGATCGCCAGCGTCGACCAGAGCCGCGAAATTCTCGATGGCAACAAGACCGTGTGGGAGCAGGTGTCCGACGGCTTCGAGCAGATCAAGATCGGCAACTACGAAGTTCCGTCGCGCAGCTACGTCGGTCGCTTCAACTTCAAGGGCGGCGACCAGCAGAAGTTCGTCAAGGACCTCTCCGGTGGTGAGCGTGGCCGTCTGCACCTGGCCCTGACCCTGAAGCAGGGCGGCAACGTGCTGCTGCTCGACGAACCGTCCAACGACCTCGACGTGGAAACCCTGCGTGCGCTGGAAGAAGCGCTGCTGGGCTTCCCCGGCGCCGCCATCGTGATCTCCCACGATCGCTGGTTCCTGGACCGCATCGCGACCCACATCCTCTCTTACGAGGACGACGGCAAGGTGGTCTTCTTCGAAGGCAACTACACCGAGTTCGAAGCTGATCGCAAGAAACGCCTGGGCGACGCTGCCTCGCAGCCGCACCGCGTGCGTTACAAGAAGCTGGCGTAAGCCGCTTCTGCAGGAAAACGGGGCCCTCGGGCCCCGTTTTTTGCGGCGCGCGCCGACAACGGTCAGCGGCTGCGCTTGAGATCGTCCAGGGCGCGACGCTGTTCCTCCAGCTGGCGCTGCAGTGTGTCGATTTGCCGCGCCTGGTCCTGCAGGGTGCGTTGCTGTTCTTCCAGCTGGCGCGACATGCGCTCCAGGTCGTCGGTGCTGAACTTCGACTTGTGGATCACTTCGCCGTCGAATGTATCCGCCACCACCAGCGCGCCGGATTCGGTGAAGTTGCCCAGTTTCATGGCCCCGTGGGCAGGCAGGGCGAGGGTGCAGGTGAGGGCGGCGAGAAGTGCGAGCGGGCGTGTGGGCATCATGGGCGTCCTGGTGACATGAGTTGTTGAGTGCAACTTCCTATTGATTTTGTATACAGGAATCTGTTTTTCTGCCGGTCCGGCAGAAGTGGGATTTATATTTTTGCACCATAAAGATTCATAAAAGCGTCACGCTGCACTATCTCGGGGCGGCGTGGATTGTTAGAGTCTGCCGGCAAAAAGCATCACATAATCAGAAAAGTACCGGTGTAGACATGACGCAATCCGTTGACTCGTTCCTCGAGCGCCTAAAGCGGCGCGACCCCGATCAGCCCGAATTCCACCAGGCGGTGGAAGAGGTGCTGCGCTCCCTCTGGCCCTTCCTCGAAGCCAATCCGCACTACCTGCAGGCCGGCATCGTCGAACGCATCGTCGAGCCCGAACGCGCGATCCTGTTCCGCGTACCGTGGGTGGATGATGCCGGACGAGTGCGGGTCAACCGCGGTTTCCGCATCCAGATGAGCAGCGCCATCGGCCCGTACAAGGGCGGCCTGCGCTTCCACCCCTCGGTGAACCTGGGCGTGCTGAAGTTCCTGGCCTTCGAGCAGGTCTTCAAGAACTCCCTGACTTCACTGCCCATGGGCGGCGGCAAGGGCGGCTCGGACTTCGATCCCAAGGGCAAGAGCGACGCCGAAGTCATGCGCTTCTGCCAGTCGTTCATGAGCGAGCTGTTCCGCCACGTCGGCGCTGACCTCGACGTGCCGGCCGGCGACATTGGCGTGGGCGCCCGCGAGATCGGCTACCTGTTCGGCCAGTACAAGCGCCTGTCCAACGAGTTCACCTCGGTGCTGACCGGCAAGGGTATGTCCTACGGCGGCAGCCTGATCCGCCCGGAAGCCACCGGCTACGGCTGCGTGTACTTCGCCCAGGAGATGCTCAAGGCCCGCGATAGCGGCTTCGACGGCCAGCGCGTGGCCATCTCCGGTTCCGGCAACGTGGCCCAGTACGCCGCGCAGAAGGTCATGGAACTGGGCGGCAAGGTGATCTCGCTGTCCGACTCCGAAGGCACCCTGTTCTTCGAGGCCGGCCTGACCCTGGAACAGTGGGAAGCGGTGATGGAGCTGAAGAACGTCCGTCGCGGTCGCCTCAGCGAGATGACTGGCCCCGGCCTGCGCTTCATTGCCGGTGAGCGCCCGTGGTCGCTGGCCTGCGATATCGCGCTGCCCTGCGCTACCCAGAACGAGCTGGACGCCAACGACGCGCGCACCCTGCTGGCCAACGGCTGCATCTGCGTGGCCGAAGGCGCGAACATGCCGTCGACCCTGGAGGCTGTGGATATCTTCCTCGAGGCCGGCATTCTCTACGCGCCGGGCAAGGCTTCCAACGCCGGCGGCGTCGCCACCAGCGGCCTGGAGATGAGCCAGAACGCCATGCGCCTGCTGTGGACCGCCGGTGAAGTGGACCAGCGCCTGCACGGCATCATGCAGAACATCCACCATGCCTGCGTCGCCTATGGCGAGGAGAATGGCCGGATCAACTACGTGAAGGGCGCCAACATCGCCGGCTTCGTCAAGGTCGCCGACGCGATGCTGGCTCAGGGCGTGGTCTGACCACTCCCCGGAAATGAAGAACGGGCCCGTCGGGCCCGTTTTTCATTTCGCTCAGTCCACCGGCTTCGGCGTGGTCGCCGTGCTTGGCGGCAGCAGCGGGTATTCCACCTTCGGCTGCTTGCCGGTGGCGGTCTTGAGGAAGGCGACGATGTCGCCGACTTCCTCGGCGTTCAACTGCTTGCCCAGTTGCGCGGTGCCCATGATCGCCACCGCTTCCTCCAGGTCCCAGACCTGCCCGCTGTGGAAGTACGGCGCGGTCAGCGCGATGTTGCGCAGGGGCGCGGCGCGGAACACGTACTGGTCGTTCTGCGTCTTGGTCACCTCGAAGCGGCCCTTGTCACCGGTGGGCAGGATCTTGCCGTCGGGCTTCTTCACCAGACCGAACGGGAAGTAGGCCTGGCCGCCCAGGTTCACGCCGTTGTGGCAGCTGATGCAGCCCGAGCTCATGAAGGTCTGCAGACCCTTTTTCTCCCTGGCATCGAGGGCGTTGTCGTCGCCCTTGAGGTACAGGTCGAAGCGCGAGTCCGGGGTGATCAGGGTCGACTCGAAGGCTTGCAGCGCGCGGGCCATATTGTCGAAGCTGACCGGTTGCTTGTCGCTGGGGAAGGCCTTTTCGAAGGAGGCGACGTACTCCGGCATGCTACGCAGCGTGGCCTCGACGTTCTTAGGCGTGTTGTGCATCTCCACCGGGTTCTGCACCGGGCCCTTTGCCTGTTCTTCCAGGTCCTTGGCGCGGCCATCCCAGAACTGCGCAACGTTGAACACCGCGTTGAACACGGTGGGCGAGTTGCGCGCGCCTTTCTGCCAGGCATGGCCGCTGGACGCGGGCACGTTGTCGGCGCCGCCGGTGCCGATGTTGTGGCAGGTGTTGCAGCTGATCACGTGGCTGGCCGACAGGCGCGGCTCGAAGAACAGCTGCCGGCCCAGTTCGATCTGGTTGGGGTCGAGCTTGTCGCTGGCCTGCTCCGGGATGGGCTTGAAGATGCTGTTGGCGTTGTCGCGCAGGACGTCGGCGTTCGCTTGCGCCGCCGCCGTGCTCACGGCCAGCAGCAGACTGCCCAGGGCCAGTTTGATGGGCTGCATGTGGAGTCTCCTTGTCTCAGGCTTTTGGTTTCTTCTGAGTTCAAGGAGAGGCCAGGTGGGCGGGAGCCGGCTTGACCGAAATCAAGCGGGCGTTCCGGCGTGGGTGCGGATGGTTGCCGCAGCGGTCAGTTGCCACGCAGGGCGCGGGACAGCGCGCGGTCTTTCTGCTGTTCCCAGTCGCGGTCCCGATCGCTGTTGCGTTGTTCCTCGTACTCCTGGCGTTCCTGGCTCGCGCGCATGGCCTGGCATTGCTGGAAGCCGTCGTTCCAGCCCAGGGTGTACTTCGGCTCATCGAGGTAGCGCGGCACGTTCTTGCGGAACTCGCCGGTAATCGCGCCGGCCGCCTGGCGACCGCTACCGCAGCCGTCGTCATAGCCGTCGGCATAGGCGGGCGGATAGCCCTGGGCGATGAGGCTTTCATGGGTGGTTTCGCAGCCGGCGAGCAGCGCGGCGCAGAGCAGGGCGAGGGCGGCGCGCTGCGCCATGGAGACTCCCGTGTGCCGGTAGGGCGGGCACACACGCCGGAAGAGTTGGCGCCACTCGAGGTGACATGGCGCGACTCTATTGGGCGGCTCGTGAGGAAAGCGTCAAGCCGGCGTGATGCGGATGTGCTGGCCAGCTGCCTGCCCTGCCGTGCAGTCGATCCGCACCGGCAGGAAGGCTTCGATCACCGCGCGGTTGCTCAAGAGATGATCGCTCGCAACCGGCGTGCTGAAGCTGCCGCCGCCGGCCAGCGCCATGGGCAGCAACAACTGGTCGGCGAGGTGTTCCTCGACGCTGGTGCCGCTGCGGCGCCAGTCATCGGCCTGGCGCAACGCCTGGCTGGCGACACGCTCGGCGCTGACCCCGGACTGGCCGAAGGCGCAGAACACCAGGGTGAGCTGCTCGCATTCGACTTCCAGCAGCAGGGCGTTGCCCGGGCCCTGGTCTTCCGGCAGGCGGACGACCTGTGCGGAGGCTGCGTGCCAGTCCTGATGCCGCTTCACCTTCTCCAGTTCGCGTTCCGCCACATGGCCGGGAACGGCCGCCAGCAGGGCGCGGGCCGAGCGCGAAAGTACGGCACCGGCCTGCGGCAGATGCAGCGGCTGCAACTCGCCGGGCTCCACCTGTACCCGCAATTCGCCGCCGCCGGCGGGCATGAAGCCATGGCGCAGCAACTCGAAGGCCACCGTCGCACCCATGCGCCGCAGCAACGGCAGCCAGCTGCGCTCGATGAAATCCGCCGGCGGCGCCAGCGGGTTGTGCGTACCGCCGCTGATCGCCAGGCTGCTCGGCCCATCGGCGAACAGCAGGGCTGGCAGCAGCGTCTGCAATACCAGTACGGCGCTGCCCGCGCTGCCGATGGCGAAGCGGTAGTCGCCGCCGCGAATCGTGCCGGGGCGGAAGGTCAGGCTGCGCGAGCCCAGCTCGTCGCCTTCCACCACCGCGCCGCAGATTTCCGCCGCCGCGCGCACGGCCGTCAGGTGCTGGCGCAGCAGCCCCGGCCGCGAGCGGCGTCCACGGATGTTGACGATGCGCAGGGCCTTGCCGGTGATCATCGACAGGCTCAGCGCGCTGCGCAGAATCTGCCCGCCGCCTTCGGCGCCGTCGAGTTCGATCAGGTGCTTGTTCATCTCGCGTGCTTCCTTACCTGTTCGCGCAGGAAACGGTCCAGGCGCTCCGGCTCGTGGCAGCCGCCACGGGGTGCGCCGAGGGCTTCCGCGCGTTGCAGGTGTTCCTCGATCAGCCGGTGCAGGGCCGGGCGCGCCGGGCCATATTCGGCCTCGACCGCCTGGCGCTTGAGCACCAGCAGTTCCTCGACTTCGGCGCGCTGCGCCGCGTCGTCGAGGGTCGCTTCCATCAGTGTCTCGAAGACCATCGGCGGCATACCGAGGCCCTGGTCGATCCAGCGCACCGCCAGCAGCGGGCGCAGCACATAGAGGTACTTCTTGTAGAGAACCTCTTCGCCCTGCAGATAGCCACGGAAGTTCTTCTTCGCCATCGAGAGGTAGTGCGCCCGCGCTGCGGCGGGTGAGTAGAAATCCTGCGCCAGTTGACGCAGGCCCTCGGTCGCTGCTGCTTCGCTGCGGTACACCAGCGGCGAGTCCAGCCACTCCAGCAACGTCGGGTTGGACTTGCGCAGCAGCCGCAGCGTCTTGCGCAGCTCCCAGCCGCTGAGATCCAGTTCGTCGGTCAGCGGGCGCTCCAGCACGTCGCGCGGCTCTTCCACGCGCAGGTACCAGTCCGGCTGGTGCACGTAGACGAAGCGCACGTCGTAGTCGCTGTCCGGCGAGGCGAAGCCCCAGGCGCGGCTGCCGGATTCGCATGCGTAGAGCACGGTCACGCCGCGCTCCTGTTCCAGTCTTGCCAGTTCTTCCAGCACCCTTTCGCGCATGGCGGCGGGGAGCGGGTGTCGTTCGTCCCTGTTCATGGGGTATTCCTTGTTCTTTCAGTCCGTCGCGCTGGCGGCCAGCGCAGACAATGTTCGTCGTCGCGGGTTGTACAGGGTGAGGCACCAGATGCCCCACCATTCCTTGCCGTCATCGAAGTAGCAGCTCCAGTTGCTGCGATGCGGTTCGGCGTCGCCGTCGCCAACCCAGTCGAGCACCTGCAGGCCTTCGTCCGGATACAGCCGCAGTGCCTGCAGCCATTCGCGGAAGTCCGCGACCTGCAGCTGTGTGCCGTAGGGCGGGTCGCGGAAGGCGC
This region includes:
- the gdhA gene encoding NADP-specific glutamate dehydrogenase; this translates as MTQSVDSFLERLKRRDPDQPEFHQAVEEVLRSLWPFLEANPHYLQAGIVERIVEPERAILFRVPWVDDAGRVRVNRGFRIQMSSAIGPYKGGLRFHPSVNLGVLKFLAFEQVFKNSLTSLPMGGGKGGSDFDPKGKSDAEVMRFCQSFMSELFRHVGADLDVPAGDIGVGAREIGYLFGQYKRLSNEFTSVLTGKGMSYGGSLIRPEATGYGCVYFAQEMLKARDSGFDGQRVAISGSGNVAQYAAQKVMELGGKVISLSDSEGTLFFEAGLTLEQWEAVMELKNVRRGRLSEMTGPGLRFIAGERPWSLACDIALPCATQNELDANDARTLLANGCICVAEGANMPSTLEAVDIFLEAGILYAPGKASNAGGVATSGLEMSQNAMRLLWTAGEVDQRLHGIMQNIHHACVAYGEENGRINYVKGANIAGFVKVADAMLAQGVV
- the rtcA gene encoding RNA 3'-terminal phosphate cyclase, translating into MNKHLIELDGAEGGGQILRSALSLSMITGKALRIVNIRGRRSRPGLLRQHLTAVRAAAEICGAVVEGDELGSRSLTFRPGTIRGGDYRFAIGSAGSAVLVLQTLLPALLFADGPSSLAISGGTHNPLAPPADFIERSWLPLLRRMGATVAFELLRHGFMPAGGGELRVQVEPGELQPLHLPQAGAVLSRSARALLAAVPGHVAERELEKVKRHQDWHAASAQVVRLPEDQGPGNALLLEVECEQLTLVFCAFGQSGVSAERVASQALRQADDWRRSGTSVEEHLADQLLLPMALAGGGSFSTPVASDHLLSNRAVIEAFLPVRIDCTAGQAAGQHIRITPA
- the ettA gene encoding energy-dependent translational throttle protein EttA, which translates into the protein MAQYVYTMHRVGKVVPPKREILKNISLSFFPGAKIGVLGLNGAGKSTLLRIMAGVDTEIEGEARPMPGINVGYLPQEPKLDPQATVREIVEEAVGQIKAAQARLDEVYAAYAEPDADFDALAAEQAKLEAILQASDGHNLERQLEVAADALRLPPWDAKIEHLSGGEKRRVALCRLLLSAPDMLLLDEPTNHLDADSVAWLEHFLHDFPGTVVAITHDRYFLDNVAGWILELDRGQGIPFEGNYSGWLESKANRLAQEAKQEASHAKAMKAELEWVRQGAKARQSKSKARLQRFEEMQSQEFQKRSETNEIYIPAGPRLGDKVIELHNVSKGYGDRQLIDDLSLSIPKGAIVGVIGGNGAGKSTLFRMLTGKEQPDSGSIEIGETVQIASVDQSREILDGNKTVWEQVSDGFEQIKIGNYEVPSRSYVGRFNFKGGDQQKFVKDLSGGERGRLHLALTLKQGGNVLLLDEPSNDLDVETLRALEEALLGFPGAAIVISHDRWFLDRIATHILSYEDDGKVVFFEGNYTEFEADRKKRLGDAASQPHRVRYKKLA
- a CDS encoding cytochrome-c peroxidase, which codes for MQPIKLALGSLLLAVSTAAAQANADVLRDNANSIFKPIPEQASDKLDPNQIELGRQLFFEPRLSASHVISCNTCHNIGTGGADNVPASSGHAWQKGARNSPTVFNAVFNVAQFWDGRAKDLEEQAKGPVQNPVEMHNTPKNVEATLRSMPEYVASFEKAFPSDKQPVSFDNMARALQAFESTLITPDSRFDLYLKGDDNALDAREKKGLQTFMSSGCISCHNGVNLGGQAYFPFGLVKKPDGKILPTGDKGRFEVTKTQNDQYVFRAAPLRNIALTAPYFHSGQVWDLEEAVAIMGTAQLGKQLNAEEVGDIVAFLKTATGKQPKVEYPLLPPSTATTPKPVD
- a CDS encoding nucleotidyltransferase domain-containing protein translates to MNRDERHPLPAAMRERVLEELARLEQERGVTVLYACESGSRAWGFASPDSDYDVRFVYVHQPDWYLRVEEPRDVLERPLTDELDLSGWELRKTLRLLRKSNPTLLEWLDSPLVYRSEAAATEGLRQLAQDFYSPAAARAHYLSMAKKNFRGYLQGEEVLYKKYLYVLRPLLAVRWIDQGLGMPPMVFETLMEATLDDAAQRAEVEELLVLKRQAVEAEYGPARPALHRLIEEHLQRAEALGAPRGGCHEPERLDRFLREQVRKHAR